A section of the Polyodon spathula isolate WHYD16114869_AA chromosome 51, ASM1765450v1, whole genome shotgun sequence genome encodes:
- the LOC121306954 gene encoding relaxin-3 receptor 1-like, which translates to MVSTESFSFHKYTNSSSECCVNRSSYSQGYEREDQSSLALRISISIVYSLVCAMGLVGNVLVLHLLRTGKHTQKSSINLFVFNLAVTDIQFVLVLPFWAVEMALDFSWPFGLVMCKIIPSVTVLNAYTSVFFLTAMSVTRYCSVSSAIKPPALHGHCAARWISFLIWLVAFLATVPTVAFTTLDTVGSDQACLLRLPGNGFWLAMYHLQKIVLGFLIPLAIILICYLLLLRFLKQQHLNYIHPERQNKVTKSVMIVVFSFFICWLPNHVITFWGVLVKLLEVDNVAYNIVHTYVFPVTICLAHTNSCLNPLIYCLMRKEFRKALKNLFWRLSAFPFSNSYLVALDFGVESKRAQVAIPLNPMESHSQQAFQSYAKRSLLPSSTATTAHKNSTPVFIC; encoded by the coding sequence ATGGTTTCGACAGAATCCTTCAGCTTTCACAAATACACCAACTCATCCTCCGAGTGCTGCGTGAACCGGAGCTCATATAGCCAGGGGTATGAGAGGGAAGATCAGAGCTCGCTGGCCCTTAGAATCAGCATCTCAATAGTTTACTCTTTGGTCTGTGCCATGGGCCTGGTTGGGAACGTACTCGTTCTACACCTACTGCGAACTGGCAAACACACCCAAAAATCCAGCATCAACCTGTTCGTGTTCAATCTGGCTGTAACAGATATCCAGTTTGTGTTGGTCCTGCCTTTCTGGGCCGTGGAAATGGCCCTGGACTTCAGCTGGCCCTTTGGTCTGGTCATGTGTAAAATCATTCCTTCCGTTACCGTGCTCAACGCTTACACCAGCGTGTTCTTCCTCACCGCAATGAGCGTGACCCGTTACTGCTCCGTGTCCAGCGCTATCAAACCGCCAGCCCTGCACGGGCACTGCGCAGCCCGCTGGATCAGCTTCCTCATCTGGCTCGTGGCTTTCCTGGCCACTGTGCCCACCGTCGCATTCACCACCCTCGACACGGTGGGGAGCGACCAGGCCTGCTTACTGCGTCTGCCCGGGAATGGATTCTGGCTCGCCATGTATCACCTTCAGAAAATCGTTCTGGGTTTCCTGATTCCCTTAGCCATCATTTTAATCTGTTACCTCCTCCTGCTTCGCTTCCTGAAACAGCAGCACCTCAATTACATCCACCCAGAGCGGCAAAATAAAGTGACCAAGTCTGTGATGATCGTGGTCTTCTCCTTCTTCATCTGCTGGCTCCCCAACCACGTCATCACGTTCTGGGGGGTCCTGGTCAAGCTGCTGGAGGTGGACAACGTGGCTTACAACATCGTCCACACGTACGTGTTCCCTGTCACTATCTGCCTTGCCCACACCAACAGCTGCCTCAATCCGCTCATTTACTGCCTGATGAGGAAAGAGTTCAGGAAGGCGCTGAAGAATTTGTTTTGGAGGCTCTCCGCTTTCCCTTTCTCCAATTCCTACCTGGTAGCTTTGGACTTCGGTGTAGAGTCCAAAAGGGCCCAGGTAGCCATCCCTCTGAACCCAATGGAAAGCCACAGCCAGCAGGCATTTCAGTCCTACGCGAAGAGGTCGCTCTTGCCTTCATCGACAGCCACTACTGCGCACAAGAACTCGACCCCTGTCTTTATTTGTTAG